DNA from Sphingomonas sp. R1:
TGTTGTGGCGCAGCGGCTGAGCGCCCTGCGCGATCTTCTCCAGCCCCTCGCGACGGGAGGCCTGCACTTCCGGCAGCCGCTCGAGGCGGTTCGCGACGGCCAGCATGTTGCCGATCGCGGTTTCGGCGGCACCATGTCCCAGCGCGTTGGTGATTTCTTCGAGGTCGTGGACCAGTTGCTCGACGATGCCGTGCGCCTGGGCGAGCGCGTCACCCGCAGCCACGAAGCGTGCATCGAGCCCGGCGGCGATGCGCGTGATCGCCGCTTCGATCGCCGGCAGCGAGATTTCGGATTCGGGTTCGGGCTCAGGCGTGTCGGCGAGGAACAAGATCGCCTCCTTTCCGCTGCATCACCGCACCGTCGCTGCCAGCAATTCGCTGGCGATGTTGCCGAGCGGGATCACGCGTTCGGCCGCACCGCGCGCGATCGCCTCCTTCGGCATGCCGAACACCACCGAGGTCGCTTCGTCCTGCGCGAAGGTGCGCGCGCCGGCCTGGCGCATCTCCAGCAGGCCGCGGGCGCCATCGTCCCCCATGCCGGTCATCAGGATGCCGACGGCATTCGATCCGGCGGCCCGCGCGGCCGATCGGAACAGCACGTCTACCGAGGGGCGGTGACGCGAGACCAGCGGGCCGTCGCGCACCGAGACCTGGTAGCGGGCGCCCTGGCGCTCCAGCATCGTATGCTTCCCGCCCGGCGCGATCAGCACCTGGCCGCGCAGCACTGCGTCCCCGTCCACCGCCTCGCGGACATCGACCTGACACAGGCCGTCCAGCCGCTGGGCGAAGGCGCGGGTGAAATGCTCGGGCATGTGCTGGACGATGACAATGCCGGGGCTGTTCGCGGGCAAGGCCTCCAGTACCTCGCGCAGCGCCTCGGTGCCGCCGGTCGACGCGCCAAGGCACACCACCATCTCGGTGGTGCGGCTCATCGGCTTGTTGTCGGGCGGGGGCAGCATCACGTCGGCGGTCAGCTTCTTGGGGGGCGGTTCGCTGTGGAAGCTCCGTGCGGCGGGTCGGCCGCGCAGCCGGGCGCGGGCTGCCGCCTTCACGACGTCGCGGATCTGCAGATGATGCTCGGCGAGGTGATCCGCGACGCCGAAGCGCGGCTTCAGAATGACGTCGACTGCGCCGGCTTCCATCGCCTGGAGCAGCGTGTCGGAGCCGTTCTCGGTCAGCGACGAGCACATCACCACCGGGACCGGGCACTGCGCCATCAGCTTGCGCAGGAAGGTGATGCCGTCCATCCGCGGCATTTCCACGTCCAGCGTGATGACGTCGGGCACCTGTTCCTGGATGCGGCGCGCCGCGCTGAACGGGTCGGCGGCGGTGCCGATCACCTCGATTGCCGGATCCTCGCTCAGGATCGATGCCATGGTCTGGCGAACACTGGCGGAGTCGTCGACGATCAATACGCGTATCTTGCCGGTCATGCTTGCCTCCGCTGGAAGACGGTGCTCCCCACCGGGGTGAGCGGCACATCCATGCCGTGGATGCTTTCGGAGTGACCAAGGAACAGATACCCCCCCGGCGCGAGGCATTCGAGCAGGCGCAGCACCACCTGGCGCTGCGTGGGCTTGTCGAAATAAATCAGCACGTTGCGGCAAAATATCAGGTGCATCGGCTCGCCGACGGGATAGCTTTCTTCCATCAGGTTTAGGCGCGCGAAGCCGATCGCGCTGCGCAGGGCAGGCACGATGCGCACGTCGCGGCGATGGCGATCATTGGGCATGCGCACATAGGCGCGGCGCATCGCGGGCGGCACCGGTTGCAGCATGTCCGCCGGGTAGATCCCGGCGCGGGCAGTGGCCAGCACGTCCGTATCCACATCGGTGGCAAGGATGCCGAAGTCGAGCATGCCGTGCTGCCGGGCATAGTCGTCCAGCACCATCGCCAGCGTGTAGGGCTCCGCCCCTGTCGAGCATGCCGCACTCCAGACGCGAAGGCTGCGCGTTCCCTGGGCAAGCAGGGCGGGGATGGCGGTCTCGATGATGAAATCGAAATGGCCCGGCTCGCGAAAGAAATCGGTCTTGTTGGTGGTGACCGCGTTGATCAGCAGCGGGCTTTCGGCGACAAGCCGATCGCCGGTGAACAGATACTCGCAATAGGCATCGAGCGTGTCGATCCCCAGCGTCTGCAGCCGGCGGCGCAACCGGCCCTCCACCATGGTCTTCTTGGCATCGGGGAGCTTGATGCCGACGGTGTCGTAGACATACTGGGCCAGCCGCGTGAAGTTGCGCGGGCTCAGCGTATCGGCGCGCGGCAGCCGGGCGACAGACAAGGCTATCGCCCCGAACCGGCGTGGAGCGGCAACGCGGTCATGCAGCCGCCTGCGCCGCGCCGTCGAGCATATGCGCATCCTCGGACGAGAAGATGCGGCCCATTTCGACAAGAACGACAAAGCCGTCGTCCCGCCGGAACACGCCTCCGATATAGTCGGAGGACCAGCGTACGCCGATATCGGGGGCACGTTCCAGCTGGTCGGTGGCGACGCTGCACACCTCAAGCACGCGGTCGACCACGAGGCCCAGCATCAGCACCCGGCCGTCCACCGGCACGTCCACCACCAGGATCCGCGTGGCCGGCGTCGGTTCGATCGCTGCCAGGCCCAGCCGGAGGCGAAGATCGATCGTCGTCACGCCCTGGCCGCGCATGTCGGTCAGGCCCAGCAGATAGGCAGGGCCGTTTGGGATGCGGAAGGTTTCGCGGTAATCCAGGATCTCGCGTACGAGCGAGACGGGCACCGCGAACACCTCCGCGCCCAGGCCGAACGTGACGATCTGCGGTTCGGCCCCGCCGCTCATGCCGCCTGCACTCCGAAATCGGCGTCGTCGGAATCGGGCCCGCCATTGTTCAGATCGAGCGCGAAGCCGTGCGCCCGGGCCTGTTGCTCGGCGACGGTCGTGCCCCGCGTTGCAGGCCTTGGCGCCTTCGCAACGGTCCGCCCGCGCGAAACTTCCGCGCCGCGTCCCCGCGCCGGCTTGGCCGTTTCACGCGGGCTGTTGGGCAACTGGAAATAGGCGATGCTGGCCTGCAGCTCGTCGGCCTGGCCTGCCAGCTCCTCGGACGTGGACGAAATCTCTTCGGAGGCGCCGGCATTTTGCTGCGTGACCTGATCAAGCTGCTGGATCGCCTTGTTGATCTGGACGGCGCCGATGTCCTGCTCGCGGCAGGCGGCACTGATTTCGCTTACCAGCTCCGCAGTGCGGCGAATGTCGGGCACCAGCTTGCGCAGCATCTCGCCGGCCTCGACGGCGGCCTTGACGGTTTCGGAGGAGACCGAGCTGATCTCGGTCGCTGCGCCCTGGCTGCGCTCTGCGAGCTTGCGCACTTCCGATGCCACGACCGCGAAGCCACGGCCATGTTCGCCGGCGCGCGCGGCTTCCACCGCCGCGTTCAGCGCGAGGAGATCGGTCTGGCGAGCGATTTCCTGGACGATGCCGATCTTCTCGGCGATCGTGCGCATGGCGCCCACCGCGCGCTCCACCGCTTCGCCGCTGCTTTCCGCGGCCAGTGCCGACTGGCGCGCCATCTTCTCGGTCTGCACGGCATTGTCGGTGTTCTGGCGGATGTTCGCCGCCATCTGCTCCATCGACGCGGAGACCTCTTCGGTGGCCGCGGCCTGCTCAGTCGCGCCTTGCGAAAGCTGCTCGGAGCTGGCCGACAGTTCCTGGCTGCCGGAGGCGACCTGCTCCGCGGACGTGCGGGTATCGGCGATGATGACCCGCAGGCGATCGATCATGCGCACCAGCGACGTTCCCAGCATGTCGCTTTCGCACGACGGCTTGTGCGTTATCGTGAGGTTGCCATCGGCGATCTTGTTGGCCAGTTCGGCAGTGATGCGGAGGTTTTCGACCAGCAGGTTGATCGCATCGCGCATGCGACGATGATCGCCTTCGCACGGCATGTCGAACCGCTCCCGCAGGTCGCCCGAACTGACGAGGCCGAGCAGACGGTTGCCTTCCGCGATCGGGATGAGGATCGCATCCAGCATGCCGTTGATGCCGGAAATGAGCGAGGCGAAATCGCCGACGAAGCGCTTCTCATTGCCGCGTTCGCTGAGATATCCGGCGGTCGAGGCGGCGATCAGACGCTGCACCTCCTCGGTGATTTCGCGCAGATTGGTGCGCAGCGTTTCGATCGTGTCGTTGATGAAGGCCTTCTTGCCGGGAAATTGTTCGAGCGTTGCATCGAAATTGCCTTCGCCGAATGCCTTGATGCAGGCCATCGCCTTTTTCTTCACGGCGATGTGGCTGCCGACCATCTCGTTCACGCCCTGCGCCATGATCGCGAAATCGCCGGGGAACTTGTCGACCGAAAGGAAGATGTCGATATCTCCCTTCTCGTGCTCCGAGTACATCTGACGCATCTCTGCCAGAATGCCCTTGAAGTTGGACCGCAGCCGCTCGATGGTCTCGTTGATGAAGGCCTTCTTGCCGGGAAGCTGTTCCATCGGAGCGTCGAAGTCGCCCTCGCCAAAGGCGCGGATGCACGCCATTGCCTGCTTCTTCACGTGGATGTGGCTGGCCACCAGGTCGTTGACGCGTTTGGCGATGGTGGCGACCTGGCCATGAAATGCGTCGACGGGAAGAATAGCGTCGATATCGCCCTTGTCGTGGGCGTCCTGCATCTCGGCGATACGGTCGTTCAGCGCGGTCACCGGCTGTGTCGCTTTGTCGAGCAGGCTGTTGATCGCCGTCAGGACGTCGCGCGTACGCCCCTTGGCAAGCGATAGATCCGCGCGCTCCGAAGTATCGCCGCGCTCCAGGGCGCCTTCCAGACGGGAAATCTCGTCGATCACGGTAGTGCTCGATGCACAGTCGAAGATATTGATGCTCATAAATCGGGTCCTCTAGCCATAGTGTCGCGAAATAGGGTTCAGGTTGCTTGGCGAAGCTTCATCCTGTTTCGACGCGAATCCCGGTTTGTCGTGAGGCTTCAGCGCGCAGGCGCGGCGCGGGGCATCGGCGGCGCGGATCGGCGTTCGGCGTCATGCCGCGGCTGCGACGGTGTCGTCGCCGATGAGGTCGGCGAAGATGGCGTGGAGGTCGGGGAGGACGACGACGCCGGTGGTGCGGCGGACGAGGGTGCGCACGAAGCGTCGGCGCCAGCGCATGCCGACGACGGGGGGCTCCTCGCTGGCGGCCTGGTCGAGGGTGGCGACCTCGTGGACCTTGTCGGTGCGGATGCCGATCTGGAGCGGCTCGCCGGCGAGCGCGATCTCGATGACGACGATGCGGCTGTCGAGCGTCGCCTCGGCGGGCTCCATGGCGAAGGCCTGGCGCAGATCGGCGATCGGGATGATCTTGCCGCGGAAGTTGACGACGCTGCGCACCAGCGGTGCGGCGCCCGGCACGCGGGTCTCGGGCAGCAGGTCGAGGATCTCGCGGACCAGCACGGCCTCGACCGCGAAGGTCTCCTCGCCGAGATCGAAGGTGAGGACCTCGAGATGGCCGGCGGCGTCCCAGGGGACGGCGGCGGGGACGGCGCTTTGGGTGTGGGTGTCCTGCATGGGCTCAACCGGCGGCACGCAGCCGCTCCTCCTGCTGCTGGCCGGCCAGCACGAGCTGGACGACGTCGAGGATCAGCGCGACGCCGCCGTCGCCGAGGATGGTCGCGCCGGCAAAGGCGGCGACGTCCTGGTGCAGGGGCGACATCGACTTGATCACGGTCTGGTGGCTGCCGATGATCTGGTCGACGACCAGCCCGACGCGCTCGGCGCCGGTGGCGATGACGACGATCTTCTGGTGCGGATCGGGCCTTGTGCCGGTCTCGAACATCTCGCGCAGGCGCAGGAACGGCACCAGCCGGTCGCGCAGGGTGATGAAGCTGCGGCCGCGCGAGCGCAGATCCTCCTCGAGGCTCAGCTCGAGGCATTCCTCGACGGCGGCGAGCGGGATGACGTAGCGGCCCTCGCCGACGCGCACGAGCAGCCCGTCGATGATCGCGAGGGTGAGCGGGATGCGCAGCACCACCTTGGAGCCCTCGCCGGGCGTGGAGGTGATGTCGATCGCGCCGCGCAGGCTCTCGATGGTGCGCTTGACCACGTCCATGCCGACGCCGCGGCCCGACAGGTTGGTCACCGCCGCCGCGGTCGAGAAGCCGGGGTGGAAGATCATCTGGAGCAGGTCGCTGTCGCTCAGCTGCTGGCCCGGCTGGATCAGGCCTTGCGATTCCGCCTTGGCGCGGACGCGCTCGCGGTTGATGCCGCGGCCGTCGTCCTGGATGGTGATCAGCACCTCGCCGCCGGCCTGGTGGGCGGACAGGCGGACATGGCCGGTGGCGGGCTTGCCCGCGGCGATGCGCTCGTCCTCGGGCTCGAGGCCATGGTCGCAGGCATTGCGGATCAGATGGACCATCGGGTCGGCGAGCCGCTCGATCACGGTCTTGTCGACTTCGGTCGCCTCGCCTTCGGTCTCCAGCTCGATCGCCTTGCCGGTCTCGCGGGCGAGATCGTGGATCAGGCGACGGAAGCGGCCGAACAGCGTGGCGACCGGCACCATGCGCAGCACCATCATCGTGTCGCGCAGCTCGCTGACCAGCCGCTCGATTTCCTCGGAGATCGAGCGCAGCACCATGTCGCCGCCCTGGCCGTTGGCGAGCTGCGACAACCGGCTGTGGACGATGACCAGCTCGCCCACCCGGTCCATCAGCTCGTCGAGCCGTTCGGCGGGCACGCGGACGCTCTCGCCCGCCTTGGGCGCGGCCTTGGCCGGGCCGGCGGCCTCGGGCGTGGCGGCCGTCGCTGCAACCGGCGCGTCCGCGACCTCGGCGGGCGCTTCCGCTTCGCCGCCGAGTTCCTCGATCACCAGCTCCATGTCGTCCATCACGAACAGGAACACGTCGTCGATATCGTCGCGCGACACGTCGCCGAACAGTTCGACGTCCCAGCCGATATGGCATTCGACCGGGTTCAGGTCGGCGAGCGGCGGCAGCCGGTCGGTGCGCGCGGCGATGGTGCAGTCGCCCAAGCTCCGCAGCTCGTCGAGCAGCATCAAGGGATTGGTGCCGTTGGCCATGCTCTCGGGCGGCAGGTAGAAGCGCAGCCGCCAGCCCTTGCGCGCAGGGGCGGCGGGCGCGGCCGCGGGCGCGCCGGCGGCGGCATCGACCTCGCGCTGCAGCTCGGCGAGGATCGCGGCACCGGCCGCCTCGAGCCCCGCGCCGTCGCCGTCGACCAGCGCGCGCATATGGTCCTTGGCCGAGAGGATCACCGCGACCAGGCCCTGGGTGGCGGGGGCCAGACCCTTGCGGACGCGGTCGAACGCGGTCTCGCAGTGATGGGTGAAGCTGGCCAGCGCGTCGAAGCCGAACATCGCGCCCGAGCCCTTGAGCGTGTGCAGGCCGCGGAACACCGCATCGATCAGGTCGCGATCGTCGAGCCGGTGGGTCAGGTCGAGCAGGCCCTGCTCGACCTGGTCGAGCAGGTCGCCGGCCTCGACCCGGAAGGCGGCGATCGGATCGCCGCCGCTCACCGGCCGAGCACCTTGCGCGACACCTTGAGCAGCTGCTCGGGGACGAAGGGCTTGACCAGCCAGCCGGTGGCGCCGGCGGCCTTGGCCTGCTGCTTCATCGCGTCATCGCTCTCGGTGGTGAGGAACAGGATCGGCGTGCCGCACTGGGCGGGGTCCTTGCGCAGCTCGCGGATCATCGTCAGCCCGTCCATGTTGGGCATGTTGAGGTCGGTGATGATCAGGTCGAACTTCGCGCCCTTGGCCTTGGCGAGCCCTTCGACGCCGTCGCCGGCCTCGGTCACGGCATAGCCGGCACCGGTCAGCGCGATCTTGATCGCCATGCGCAGGCTGGGCGAATCGTCGACGGTGAGGATCGAGGCGGTCATTGAACAGCTTCTCCGTGAAACCAGAAATCGAGATCTTGGGGGCTGGGAGCGGCCAGGAACCCGGCGCGCTCGAGCAGCGCCGCCACCGGCGCGGGCGCCGGCGAACGCAGCCGCACCACACGACCCGCCGCCTCCGCCGCCGTGCGCAGCGCCTGAAGCAGCTGGAGTAGGCTGAGATCGGCGTCTTCCACTGCGCCAAGATCGATCTCGATCGCTTCGTCCGTCTCCAATGTCGCCAGCAGCGCGGTGTGGAAGGGACGGCTATTCATCAGGGTGATGGAGGTGGGTGCTGCTAATGCCATCGTTTGTAGTCCGTAGGTATTTTCTCAAAGCTACGTAGTGCTACGTAACTTCGAAAGTCCGGCTCCTATCTTGGAACTATTGTAGAGGCGTTTTCGACAATGCTGGCGGTCATCATGCATTTGTCTGACGATGCTTGGTGAAGGGAGGCGGTAAAGCTTTAAGGTGAAAATCTATGTACCGAAATCTACAGTAAAACTCCGGTTAACATTGGAGTCGTCCTTCCCGGCTGGGGCGTGCAATCTGTCGGCGTGCTTGCACAAGGCTTGTCGAACGGCACGCGCGGCCGTGGGCAGGCCAGTCTGGGCGCGCCGATGGCGATCGGTCGGTCGCGGGGGTGGCCGGCTTTGTGCCGGCAACCGGCGCAGGGGCTAGGTGTTGCGCGGTTCGGGAGCGGTGGGCCAGCGAAGGAAGCGATGGGTGGGGAAGCGCGAGGGTGCGTCGCGAAAGCCCATCCGTACGTACCATTGCCATGCCGCGCGATTGCGGAGCTCGACATGCAGCGTGACGGCGGACGCAGCGGCGGCGACCGATGCCTGTTGCACCCATGCGACAAGCCGACCGCCGGTGCCGGCACCTCGCGCATGCGGCAGCAGCGCGATCTCGATCAGGCGCCATTCTGGGCCGGTGCGATCCAGAGACAGGCGGCCGATGGCGCCGTGCGCCTCGTGCTCGATCACCCAGAAATCGGCGGTCGGGCAGTGGTGACGGTAGTGATCCTGCTGGAGCCGATACTGATCGGCGACAAACGCCCGTTTCTGCGCGGCGGTCCATGGGAGCAGCGCGAGATCGGGCGCGCGGACCGTGCCGTAGAGTTCCAGGAGAAAGTGCTCGTCCCGCGGCTGCGCTGCGCGCAGATTCAGCGCTGACGGGAAGGGGGGGAGCGGCGCGGTCATCGGCAGGGGCCGAAGATAATGGTCCCGGGCGATGAATCGAGGCTTTTCTCCACTGCCGCGATGTTCCAGACTAACGAACGAAAGGAGGGCGGATGCAACTGGTTCGATTGGTCACTCCGGAAGATTTCGAGCCCTGGGTGGGGCGGATGGTCCGACTGAACACCGCACCGCGCCCGGTGGAAATCCTGCTCGCGCGGCTGCAACGACTTCCGCCGATTGTCGGGGCTGATTTTCGCGAGCCGTTCGAACTGATCTTCGAAACGCCGTGGCAGGTGGTGCTGGCCGACGACAATTATGAATGCGACTGTGGGCATGGTGGCCCTTACTTCATTCATCTGTCGCAGATACTGCCCAGAAAACAGACGCGGCGATACCAGGCGCTTTTCGCCTGAGCGGTTCGGGAGGGGCCGGCAGGCACCTCCCGCTGTCGCAACTGCGTCGATCGCCGCGCTTACGGCCTCTCGGGCCAGACCCCCACGGCGGCGATGATCGTCGTCACCGCGACAAAGGGCTGTAGTACCGATATCGGCTGGCTTGCGCCTGCATTGTTGACGGTGACGGTACCCTGTATGCCCCCGACCGTGCCAGACACGCCTGCCAGCGGGACCTGCTGCGCGCCCGGCAGACTGGTGTTGGCGGCCGGCACATAGAGCGTCGGGGTGGTATCGGCATCCGATGGCGTGCCGAGATAGGCGCCTGACTCCGGCGCCGAGACCTGATGATTGAAGTCCAGCCCGCTGATCGCAGTCAGCGCTCCCGTGAAGCTGGCGCCACTGCTGGGCGCAAAGCTGGCGCTATGGTTGTGCTGGGGCAACTGGGCCAGAGTGAGGCTATATTGCTCGACGCCACCGGACTGTCCATCCTGTCGGGGAGTGAGGCCGGGGCCGTTGCCAGACCCGATCAGAACCCGGCCACGTGCATCGGGTAGTGCAAACTGGGTCGAGCCATTGCCGCCAAAGGCATTCCCCAACAGCGCGAACAATGCCTGGTTCTGCGTAACCTGCATCACGGTGCCATTGCAGAGCAGCCAATTTACCGGCGCATAGTGAAACCCCACCTGCATGATCTGGCCAATGAACGGATCCATGCTCCCCTCCCTTGAAAGCGGCTAGTCAGAAGGCATTCCGGTACTATCCGTGAAAATTATGTCTGGAAGCCTCAGCGCCGTCTTGTTCAACAGCAATGATGATTCGGCAAGTGGTTGATGAAAAATTAAAATGACGTCTGGTACCTGCGCCTTGCGCTGCAACATCTACTACGTGTGTTGATATATCCCTCGGAATCGATAAATGTTTTCTCACAAGCATACCCCGTTCGAGTCGCATCTATAAATATTATCGGCAAAGTAATGCCGATACAGATGGTTGGCGGGCATGGGCAGTCCGAATGGACCTGTTCGTGAAGGGGTATTCATGAAGTTTAACATCGGCTGTATTTTGCGTGACCTGCTGCTTCGCAAGGTGTCTTGCGTCAGCGGCGCGGTCGTCGCTACTGCCGCTGGCGCCGTGCTTCTGGTGCCTGCTTCCGCCCATGCGCAGAGCAGCGGGTGCATGGCCGTCAACGACGGCCTGATGAATATGCGATCGGTGTATGTGAACGGCGCTGCCCAGCCGACCTCGACGGCCGGCTATGTGGCGTCGGGCAGCACGGGCGTGACCAGCGCGGTCATCTCGATGATCCGGATGTCGCTGAGCTATAACGATTCGATCGCCACCAGCTATGTGCCCGACAACAGTACCGCTCTTTCGTTCACCATCGGCGATCAACTGACCTTCGTGGCCTCGCTTGAGTCGGGGCTCAGCGGGACCGGCACGTCCCGCGTTCGCTTTCGGAACAATCTGTCGCTGACCGACACCAACGGCACGCAGAAGCAGTTCACGGCCAGCGATACGTCGACGAAAACGTCGAGCTACACGATCAATTCCGCACTGCAAGAAATCGGTGTGTACACAAGCAATGTTGGAAATGCCGGGGTAACGGCCGTGGTCAACACCACGGTTACTTGCATTCCCTTCATCGATTCCAGCCTCTCGCTTGGCGTCTCGATGTCGCATGTCGGCACGCCGCAGCAGGGCGGGACGGTCGATTACACGATCACGCCGAGCGCCAGTGGCGCCAACACAGGCACGAACCTGGCGTTGGCGTTCAGCCTGCCGTCCGGCATGACCTTCAATTCGGGCAGCGGGGCGGGATGGAGCTGCACGTCCACGCGCTGCGTCTATTCAAATACGATTGCCAATGGCGCAAGCGGCAATCCGCTTACCTTGCGCCTGAACATCGCCTCGAATGCGGCGAGCAGCCTCACCCCCAGTGTGACGCTGACCGGCGGCAATGCAGCGGCTTCGGCGACGGCCAGCGATCCGACCTCGATCGTCGTCGTCCAGACCCCTGCCTCGGTTTCGATCACGGGCGGCAACAACCAGACCGCGTCGGTCGGTGCTGCATTCGCATCGCCGCTCAGCGTGACCGTGCGTGACGGTTCGAACGCGATCATCGCGAACAGCTCGGTCACCTTCACGGCGCCGGGGTCGGGCGCTAGCGGTACCTTCTCCAACAGCAGCAATAGCATCACCGTCACCACCGACGGATCCGGGGTTGCCAGCGCCGGAACGTTCACCGCGAACAGCACCGGCGGCGCCTATACCGTCACGGCGACTGCGGGATCGGTCTCTTCAACCTTCAGCCTCACCAACAGTGCGGTCGTCGCACCCAGCGTCACCGGCCTGTCCCCCGCCGGTGGCCCCACGACCGGCGGTACCACCGTGGTCCTCACCGGCACAGGATTTACCGGCGCCACCGCCGTCAGCTTCGGCGGCAACGCCGCATCGGGCTTCACGGTCGAAAGCGCGACCCAGATCCGGGCCACCGCACCGGCGTCGAGCGCCGGCACCGTCGACGTGACGGTCACCACGCCCAGCGGCACCAGCGCCACCGGGGCTGCGGCCCAATTCACCTACGCCACGCCGCCGACCACACCGACCCTCACCTCCACCCCCGCGGCGGTGACCAACAGCACCAGCGCCACCTTCCAGTTCACCGTGGCGAGCGGGTCGGCCGAATGTGCGATCGATGGGGGATCCTTCGCCAGTTGTACCAGCCCGAAGACCTATACCGGCCTGGCGGACGGCAGCCACAGCTTCCAGGTGCGTGCGACCAGTGTCGGCGGCACCAGCACCGCGGCCAGCTATAGCTGGACCGTGGATGCCACCGCGCCCGCGGCGCCGGTGGTCTCCACGCCGGCGGACTCGTCCGAACGGGTCGTCACCGACCGGGCGGTGAGCGGGACGGCCGAGGCCGACGCCACCCTTACAGTGTATCTCGACGGTAGTGCCGACGGTACGACGACCAGTGACGGCAGCGGTGCATGGACCTACACGCTGACCGCGCTCACGGCGGGCGCGCATAGCGTCAAGGCCCGGGCAGCCGATGCCGCCGGCAACAGCTCCGCCGATTCCGCGGTGCGAAGCTTCACGGCGTACAGCGCACTGACCGCGACCCAAGCCTACACCTCGATCACCGCCACCGCCAACACGACGACGTTCAATGCGCTCCTCGCGGTCACGGCATCCGGCGGCAAGATGCCTCGCACGTTCGCGATCAGCGGCGGCACCCTGCCGACCGGGGTCACCTTCGATACGTCGACCGGCGCGCTGAACGGCACGCCGACAACGAGCCTTGCTGCCACCAGCTTCACGATCACTGTCACCGACGCGCTGGCGCAGACGGCCAGCAAGAGCGTGCTGCTGACCGTCGCTTCCGATCGCGGGCAAACCCTGTCGTTTACGTCCACGGCACCAAGCGCGGCGGTGGTCGGCGGTCTCACCTATACCGCCACGGCCACCGCTTCGTCCGGGCTGGCCGCGGCGCTGACGGTCGATGCAACCAGCAGCACCATCTGCACGCTTTCGGGCAGCACCGTGAGTTTCATCGGTGCCGGCACCTGCACGATCAACGCGAACCAGGCCGGCAACACCAGCTACGATGCCGCACCGCAAGTCCAGCAGAGCTTCACCGTATCGCGCGGCAGCCAGACGATCGGTTTCACCTCGACGGCGCCAAGCGCAGCGGTGGTCGGCGGTACCACCTACGCGCCGACGGCGACGGCAACCTCGGGTCTGACCGTAAACCTGACAGTGGATTCTTCCAGCAGCAGCGTGTGTTCGATCGTTGGGGGGGTGGTAAGCTTC
Protein-coding regions in this window:
- a CDS encoding protein-glutamate methylesterase/protein-glutamine glutaminase, whose product is MTGKIRVLIVDDSASVRQTMASILSEDPAIEVIGTAADPFSAARRIQEQVPDVITLDVEMPRMDGITFLRKLMAQCPVPVVMCSSLTENGSDTLLQAMEAGAVDVILKPRFGVADHLAEHHLQIRDVVKAAARARLRGRPAARSFHSEPPPKKLTADVMLPPPDNKPMSRTTEMVVCLGASTGGTEALREVLEALPANSPGIVIVQHMPEHFTRAFAQRLDGLCQVDVREAVDGDAVLRGQVLIAPGGKHTMLERQGARYQVSVRDGPLVSRHRPSVDVLFRSAARAAGSNAVGILMTGMGDDGARGLLEMRQAGARTFAQDEATSVVFGMPKEAIARGAAERVIPLGNIASELLAATVR
- a CDS encoding CheR family methyltransferase — protein: MSVARLPRADTLSPRNFTRLAQYVYDTVGIKLPDAKKTMVEGRLRRRLQTLGIDTLDAYCEYLFTGDRLVAESPLLINAVTTNKTDFFREPGHFDFIIETAIPALLAQGTRSLRVWSAACSTGAEPYTLAMVLDDYARQHGMLDFGILATDVDTDVLATARAGIYPADMLQPVPPAMRRAYVRMPNDRHRRDVRIVPALRSAIGFARLNLMEESYPVGEPMHLIFCRNVLIYFDKPTQRQVVLRLLECLAPGGYLFLGHSESIHGMDVPLTPVGSTVFQRRQA
- a CDS encoding chemotaxis protein CheW; this encodes MSGGAEPQIVTFGLGAEVFAVPVSLVREILDYRETFRIPNGPAYLLGLTDMRGQGVTTIDLRLRLGLAAIEPTPATRILVVDVPVDGRVLMLGLVVDRVLEVCSVATDQLERAPDIGVRWSSDYIGGVFRRDDGFVVLVEMGRIFSSEDAHMLDGAAQAAA
- a CDS encoding methyl-accepting chemotaxis protein; this translates as MSINIFDCASSTTVIDEISRLEGALERGDTSERADLSLAKGRTRDVLTAINSLLDKATQPVTALNDRIAEMQDAHDKGDIDAILPVDAFHGQVATIAKRVNDLVASHIHVKKQAMACIRAFGEGDFDAPMEQLPGKKAFINETIERLRSNFKGILAEMRQMYSEHEKGDIDIFLSVDKFPGDFAIMAQGVNEMVGSHIAVKKKAMACIKAFGEGNFDATLEQFPGKKAFINDTIETLRTNLREITEEVQRLIAASTAGYLSERGNEKRFVGDFASLISGINGMLDAILIPIAEGNRLLGLVSSGDLRERFDMPCEGDHRRMRDAINLLVENLRITAELANKIADGNLTITHKPSCESDMLGTSLVRMIDRLRVIIADTRTSAEQVASGSQELSASSEQLSQGATEQAAATEEVSASMEQMAANIRQNTDNAVQTEKMARQSALAAESSGEAVERAVGAMRTIAEKIGIVQEIARQTDLLALNAAVEAARAGEHGRGFAVVASEVRKLAERSQGAATEISSVSSETVKAAVEAGEMLRKLVPDIRRTAELVSEISAACREQDIGAVQINKAIQQLDQVTQQNAGASEEISSTSEELAGQADELQASIAYFQLPNSPRETAKPARGRGAEVSRGRTVAKAPRPATRGTTVAEQQARAHGFALDLNNGGPDSDDADFGVQAA
- a CDS encoding chemotaxis protein CheW; its protein translation is MQDTHTQSAVPAAVPWDAAGHLEVLTFDLGEETFAVEAVLVREILDLLPETRVPGAAPLVRSVVNFRGKIIPIADLRQAFAMEPAEATLDSRIVVIEIALAGEPLQIGIRTDKVHEVATLDQAASEEPPVVGMRWRRRFVRTLVRRTTGVVVLPDLHAIFADLIGDDTVAAAA
- a CDS encoding chemotaxis protein CheA; translated protein: MSGGDPIAAFRVEAGDLLDQVEQGLLDLTHRLDDRDLIDAVFRGLHTLKGSGAMFGFDALASFTHHCETAFDRVRKGLAPATQGLVAVILSAKDHMRALVDGDGAGLEAAGAAILAELQREVDAAAGAPAAAPAAPARKGWRLRFYLPPESMANGTNPLMLLDELRSLGDCTIAARTDRLPPLADLNPVECHIGWDVELFGDVSRDDIDDVFLFVMDDMELVIEELGGEAEAPAEVADAPVAATAATPEAAGPAKAAPKAGESVRVPAERLDELMDRVGELVIVHSRLSQLANGQGGDMVLRSISEEIERLVSELRDTMMVLRMVPVATLFGRFRRLIHDLARETGKAIELETEGEATEVDKTVIERLADPMVHLIRNACDHGLEPEDERIAAGKPATGHVRLSAHQAGGEVLITIQDDGRGINRERVRAKAESQGLIQPGQQLSDSDLLQMIFHPGFSTAAAVTNLSGRGVGMDVVKRTIESLRGAIDITSTPGEGSKVVLRIPLTLAIIDGLLVRVGEGRYVIPLAAVEECLELSLEEDLRSRGRSFITLRDRLVPFLRLREMFETGTRPDPHQKIVVIATGAERVGLVVDQIIGSHQTVIKSMSPLHQDVAAFAGATILGDGGVALILDVVQLVLAGQQQEERLRAAG
- a CDS encoding response regulator → MTASILTVDDSPSLRMAIKIALTGAGYAVTEAGDGVEGLAKAKGAKFDLIITDLNMPNMDGLTMIRELRKDPAQCGTPILFLTTESDDAMKQQAKAAGATGWLVKPFVPEQLLKVSRKVLGR